The DNA window GACAGCGCCACCGCCAGCTCAAAGTGCCGGCGTGCCTTCTCGTACGAGCCCCCAGCCGACGCGTGACCGCCTTCCCACGAGATGAAGAAGTCGTGAATCGAGCCCGTTTCCCACCCTTCATCCAGGGCGAGCGCACGCTGCATGATCTTCTCCATCAGGGACTGGTCAGCCGACAGCTCGGAGTCTGCTTTGTTGATGGCAAAGGCCGCCGCCCACGCTGCGCCGGTCCAGTAGAGCAGCGGGACGCGCTTTTTGGTGATCTTGGCCAAAGCCATGTCGGGATCTTTCCGCAGCAGATCACGGAATCCGGGGCATTCAACCTCGAGCCCGCGCATTCCATAGCCCAATGCGCGGAGATACAGCTTCTTGGCCCGGGCACGCATTTCCTTGGCGCGCTCGAAATCCTGCTCTTCGATATAATCGGCTTCCTGCTGTACGAACGCATAGGCGTACTCTGTGAATCCGCTGCTCGCGGCAGTCAGTAGCCCCTCATGCTTCGGCGCCTGCTCGATGAGGCTCTCGATGGTCTTCAACGCGAATGGAACGGCATCGCGCACAAGTTCAGGGTCGTCGTCTTTCCCAAAGGCGGAGCTGCCTTCCGACAGAGCATTTCCCAGCGTGTTGATCGCAATCCTCTTGATGGAGCAGCCTGAGAGGGTCATCGCCAGCATGCCGACGCCATAAATCGCCACACAACACCTGAACCTTCCCCCCATAGCATCCAATCCTCGCATTCAATCTGTGTTGGCTGGCAGCCTGCTGATCGCCCGGATTTCAGGATATCATGGGACCGGCACGGGATACATCCAGAGAATTCCGGTTGCCCGCCAACACGACGACTGACGCTGTCAGCCGGACGGTGCCCGCCTTCTGACCCGTTGCTGTGATTGATTTCGAGCCTTCCACGAGAGTTGCAGACCGATGCCGAAATCCAGCACGGGCGAGCCCTTTCGTTCAATCGTCAATCTCAAAACCCGACTCCGCCTCAAACCGATACATGGAAACAGCTGCAACTTCTGAACGGGTTAGACCTTGTTGCACTATGTAAGAGCGTTTTTCAAGCGTCAAGATTGCATTTTATGTTTCCGCAGCCAAAGAACTCTTGTTGCCGCCCAGTAAGACTGATAAGCTCGATTCCAGAGTATTGGAATCGATCTCGGGCATGAGTATGGATCAACCGACGTCGAGCTTCAACCTGATCGATCGTATCAAAAACGGTGATCGGGAAGCACTCTCAATGTTGTTTGACCGGCATCGGCGACGGCTTGCCGTGTTGGCCCACTATCGCCTGGGCCCGCAATTGCGCGGGCTTGTGGAAATCGACGACATCCTCCAGGAAACGCTGCTCAAGGCCTACGTGCAGCTCGACCAATTCACCTATCGCGCCCCCGGCAGCTTCCTGCGCTGGACGTCGCGCATCATGGATCACGTGATCGCAGACACTGCCCGCTACCACGGCCGGCAGAAACGGCATGCGGCCGAGATGCTCCCTCTGCGATCGGAAGGCGCTCCGGGAGGACTGGAGCCCGTCGACTCCAAGACCCCGAGTCGTCTCCTGGCCCAGGACGAGAACCTGCGCGCCCTGCTGCGTGAACTCGATGAACTTCCGGATGACTATCGCGAAGTCATTCTGCTTACCAGGCTCGAGGGTATGTCCACCCGGGAAGTGGCGGAGCGCATGGGAAAATCGCGGGAAGCCATTGCCTTGTTGTTGCATAGAGCCCTTAAGCGCTTCCGGCAGGTTCACCAGCTACAGGAAGAGCCATGACCGACCCGCCATCCGGACCTCCGCCCGGCTCCGGGGGTGGTGCCTCGCATTCTGACCCGGACCAGGAGCAGTTGCTGGCCAATGCCGTCGCGGATTTCCTCGATCGTCGGGCGCGTGGCGAGGCCATCGATGCCGACTCCTACTGCCGCCTCCACCCCGACCTCGCGGCACTGCGCAATGAAATCGATACTCTCGACCGGCTGGAAGGGCTCCTGGAAGCGCCCAGACCGGGGAGCGCGGACGGCGCAGCATTGCCCGAGAAGCTGTCGGGACACAAGATCCTGAGTGAAATCGGCTCCGGCGGCATGGGGCGCGTGCTGCTCGGCCAGGATGAGGCTCTGGGCCGGACGGTCGCAATCAAGGTCCTCAATACCCGCTACCTGAACAACTCGCTCGTGCGCACGCGCTTCATGCAGGAGGCCAGGGCCATGGCCCGGCTGAGCCATCCCAACATCGTCCACATCTACAACCTGGGACAGCCGGATGAGATCCCGCATTTCGTCATGGAATATGTCGAGGGAGCCTCACTCACCGAAGCCGCACGCGCCCTGACCCTCGAACAGAAAGTCGAGCTGATGCACAAGGTCGTGGCCGCCGTCGAGTTTCTGCATCAGCACCAGGTCGTTCACCGCGATTTGAAGCCGGGCAACATTCTGGTCGGCCCGGATCTCGAGCCCAAGGTGCTCGATTTCGGCCTGGCCCAGCAGTCGGATGACAGCCGGAGGCTGACTCTGGCAGGCGAGATCATG is part of the Terriglobia bacterium genome and encodes:
- a CDS encoding TRAP transporter TatT component family protein; this encodes MGGRFRCCVAIYGVGMLAMTLSGCSIKRIAINTLGNALSEGSSAFGKDDDPELVRDAVPFALKTIESLIEQAPKHEGLLTAASSGFTEYAYAFVQQEADYIEEQDFERAKEMRARAKKLYLRALGYGMRGLEVECPGFRDLLRKDPDMALAKITKKRVPLLYWTGAAWAAAFAINKADSELSADQSLMEKIMQRALALDEGWETGSIHDFFISWEGGHASAGGSYEKARRHFELAVALSKGLRAGSYVSMAEVVSVGTQNKKEFQTMLDAALKIDINQAPNQRLANVVSQRRARWLLARIDELFTGERQRPRTSRDSGPKNGDMSHEILTDIHQ
- a CDS encoding sigma-70 family RNA polymerase sigma factor; protein product: MSMDQPTSSFNLIDRIKNGDREALSMLFDRHRRRLAVLAHYRLGPQLRGLVEIDDILQETLLKAYVQLDQFTYRAPGSFLRWTSRIMDHVIADTARYHGRQKRHAAEMLPLRSEGAPGGLEPVDSKTPSRLLAQDENLRALLRELDELPDDYREVILLTRLEGMSTREVAERMGKSREAIALLLHRALKRFRQVHQLQEEP